The genomic interval CTGATGGAGTTTAAGTCGCAGATTATGGCGCAGCAGGTACTGCTCCAAAGGGAACTGCAGAGGTCGCGCCACGAACTGCGGGAAGCCCAGGATGTGTCGGCTAAATTAAAGAGGGAGCTGGACGAGATAGCTGAGAGCATAGAACTTCTCACTCTGGACAAGGAAATGGCGGAGGAGCGTATGGAGACACTGCAAATGGAACTGGAAATGGCCCAGGAAAGAAATGACGAACTGAGCTTGGATGTCGAGATCCTGAAGGCGGAGCAAGAGGAGCTGCAGGGCCAACGAATCGAGAAGAGTGATAAACAAATCGGAGCAGGGCTGACCACTCAATCCTCCGGCGAGTTCCTTCGCTTGGAACAATATAACCAGCGCCTTCGGGAGACTGTGGTCCGGTTGCGAGACACTCTCGCACAGGAGAAGCAGATTGGGCAGCGAACGCACAAGGAACTGGAGACCAAGCATTCGGAGATCAACGAGTTAAAAAGCATCAAGGAGTTGCTCAGCAGAAGAGTGGACAACATGGAAGTGCAGCTAATGGACTTGAAAGAGCAGGTAGATGCTTCCCTCGGAGCAGAGGCCATGGTTACCCAACTGGCTTCCTTAAAACTGGAGTTGGAAGATCGCGTCAAGCTCCTAGAAGACGAGGTCAACGAACTGGAGGCGCTTGAGCAAATCCAGGAACAGCTTATTGAGAGCAACCAAGAGCTGGAAACAGATCTGCGCGAGGAGATTGACAAACTAAGTGGTCAGGTTAAGATCCTGGAGCAGCAAAAGAACGCCGCTATGGAAAGTCTGTACGATCGCGATGTGACCATCATGAAATTCCGGGACTTGGTGAGACAGCTCCaggagcagctccagctcagAGCAGATGGCACCCTTTCCATTGAGGACTTCAGTAGTGCCAACGAATCCCAACAGGAGGATGGATCCAACCAGAGTCAGACGGACTACCAGCACATTTTCAGTGTGAGCAAAGCCTACGGAAGGGCCCTGGAGCAGCAGATCAAGACTGTGGAGCTACGGTTACAGCGCCAGCATCTGGAGCACGTCCTAGCCTTCGTCCCTGAACAGTTCCTTTTGCGTGGAGGGGAGCACGATGTGGTGCTGGTCATGCTCCTACTAGAGCGGATGAACGAGAAACTGACCATAGTGTGTCAGGCCATTAACGAAAAGTTTCCCACGGCCTGTGAGTTTGGTAAGTGCCATCCCTTATGTGCATTACGGAATTATAAAACCCATTAAACCCACACGCATTATGACAGGTCGCGATGCCATCTTCGAGGGTTACTCCGTGCAACGGTACATCTTCAGGTCGCAATGCCTCTATCTGCTGAAGAGCCTTCAACTGGTGCTCCAGCAGTTCCGCCACGGATTAACCCATTGCGACTACGAGCTGTGCACCCATGCGGCCATTTACCGGAGTGATCTGGATgcccaggagcagcagctcgaCGAGTTCGTGCGGCTGCTCAAGACTGGCCAACTGGATGAACATACAAACTGCGAGCCAATTCAACGGGTGCTTCACTATGTGAGTGGATTGCACCAGAATCTAATGCCACCTCAAACGCTAGTGGAGCTGCTGGACGAACAGCAGCTCTACGAAGCTCTCATCGAGGTCTACGAAGCGGGCTTGGACGctgtaaatgcaaatgcggGTCTGATGCACACCATCATACAACTGGGCCATGAGCAGACCGCTTCCTTCAACTGCATGCAGATGCTGATGGAGCAGAGTTGTGCCCACAAGCAGAAGCTGAAGAAGCTCCAAAGGAAACTGAGTGGCAGCAAGACAGCGTCTTGGACGGGAATGCAGTGTGCCAGGTATCAGAGAATCCTGGAAGCCAACGAGGCCCTGGGAGCCCTTATCCGACTGCTGGGTTCCACTGCCCGAGAAGCTAGCAAGGACTCTAATGGGGGAATCGCCCACGAGAGACTGTGGAGGATGCTGGTCCTCAACTACAACAAATTTGCACCGAGTCAGGAGGCTGAGGAACCTAGAGAGGTGGATGCCTACAGCCAGCGGTGCATGCAGCTCCTCGAGGAACAGTTTGACGAGCTATTCGCGTTGCTGGATTCCACTGATGTGAACACAGAGTATGTGCGTCATCCCACTTGCAATACTTTGCAGGAGCGGGCTGCCCAGGTGAAGCGACACTACGAGGACGTGAAAAACCTCGAGCTGACTGTGGCTGAGCGGGAGAAGGAAATCAAAAGCCTCAAGTACACAGCCAAGATGAAACAGCAGGACTACTCGGAGCTACAGGTACGCAAGGAGATGGCCGAGAAACAGCTGAGCAAGCAGTGTCACGTGCTAGCGGGATTCGCCGAAGCTGTGGAGCAACTCGAGCAGTCGATCCTGGCCAAGGAGGCAGCCCTCGGACAGGCCTTGAATGTACTAGCGGACAAGCTTTCCAGCCTGGAGCAGTCCCAGCAGCACTGgaaagagcagcagcaggcggacAGTGCCTGTCTGACCAGCACCACGATAAGCTCCAACCGGGAGATGAACATGCTCCACCAGGCACTACGCCAGGAGCGATCACTGCGTGTCCAGCTCCAGGGCAGCGAGATGAGAAGGACTTTCGCCGCTTTGGAACCACTGCATGTTCCTCAAGCCGGCAGCCAGAAGCTGATCGACATGGAAAAGGACCTTCGCTCGCTGAAGAACCAGTGGCTCTTGGCCCATCTGGAAATGGGTGATGCTGGCGGTCAACGACGCTCGGAGATCGAGCTACAGGGCAGTCGGGTCCTGCGACATATCTTCCAGACATATTGCACACAGCATCCGCACCGGGCCAAGAACACCGATTTTGGCCTCTTCATCACCGAGGATCTGCGGGGGGCATTCGGGCAAAATTTCTAGTTATTTCGGTATTTCGGTCTTAACAAAGGTATACTCGTATGTGATTCGCGGCTTATATAGAACATTAATACTCGAATATactaataattatttgtaCGAACGTAGTTATTACATGCATATATGAAAACTGTACACTTACATATATAGTTAATTTCGAGTTTATCTGGCAGTaaacaaatttacataaaCTAGACAAATCAAGcgaaaagttttattttttggaaaacCTATTAAATTGGGAGTGAATGGTTAGCATCCCTATCTGAAAAAAACAAACCTTTAACCAGACTTATAAtaattccattccattccgaAAATCAAACAAGATCTTGGGTTTTACACAATTAATCGCATTCAGcgtgtatttatatatacttatagtTCATATATTTAGGCCCAACAAACTATGCTGGCAAAGTGTTTTTTCGTATGGTTCTCGTTATCTAAAGAAATGAATTATTGGATTCTCAATCTCAATGTCGAGCACCCCGATCTTAAATGTCGTTTATTGgaaattaacattttacaaaacatcaatttaaaatccttTATGTACAAATAGTTGGGCATAATAGAGGCGCGCCGTTTGAGATGAGAGCAGCGCAAGCAGTTCAATTCAACGAAACGCTTATCACATGAGCACATAATCGGGGATCCAGAGTGGCAGGTGTGGGTCGTTTATATGGTCGGATATATGTTTGGATATATGTTTGGATATATGTTTGGATATTGGGTGTCTCGGGACAAGATGGTGGCCGTAGGACATCGCTGTCGTTGTGGGGTTTGCATAAATACGTTTAATGTTTAATGAGAAGAAGATTGGAGTTGAGGCTATTTACAGTTGCTGAATGAACAAAACAATTTGCGGCCTGTGAAGAGCTGCAgagaaaaataattattaagaaagaaaataatgcAGTGCCAGAGTTATAACATTTAGGTAATCTGtgttaataataattgatgattataaaataataataacaaacagttccaattaaatttctttaaagtGCTTCAGAAACCATTTTAGATCAATGCAAGTATAGGTACATATTTGGTATTTGTTATCACTTTTCAAAAACTAAGAGGATTTCTAGTGATCAAATATGGGAAATATACACTTTATGACCAGCAATTATTGGCACTGTTTGTCCGAGTTAATGGAATAGTGGTGACCTTATATGAACTTCTAGGCCAGCACAATCAGTCCCTCTGTATTTCTGAAAACCCCTCAAACTCTTGAATGCTTTTAAGAGTTAAAAGCATATATTAGGAATggtttatttaactttttgttcTGTAGGGCTGCAATCGAATAAACCCAAGCCATAGCTGTTATGAGCGTGCCACCAACCTAAGAAGGTTATATTTAGGATCAGTGGAATCATTTCTAACCTCACGACTTGGTTTCCGTCTGACGCTTGGCCACAATTTTGCCCTGATCGCGACTGTTGATGACCTCGGCGTGGAAGCCCGTCTCCCAGTCGGCGTAGTACTTCACCGTGCGCACATTGCCATCGGGCTCAACCAAGGAGTACTCTCCCTTGACCACGTCTCCATCTCGCTCCTCCTTCTGGTGCTTGTTATCTCCAGTATGGGGATCATTTACGGCATACTCGAAGGCATAGCGAGGATGCGCATCCTGACGAAAGGTGTTATAATGGGAGGGTATGCTGAGAAAAAAGCAATTCGTCACTTACGAAGTGCTCCAAATGCTTCTCGGGCACCACCTTCAGAACGGCGTGTTGTGCCACCGGTGCTGACTTCAAGTACGCGGTGGCTCCCacgggggcgtggctgctCAGCACTGGCACACTTGGAGCATAGCGATAGAATCCAGCTCCCAGCGGTCCGATTCCACCCACCCCGTGTGAGTATCCACTCAGGGAGGAGTCCAGATGGGCCACCGAGGCGGGTCCATGTGCCAGACCCGATTCATGGGACAGTAGACCGTGGTAGCTAAGGGCCGGGGATACCTTTGCATGACCCAATGAGATGGCTCCGTAGTAGCCACCGCTGGGACCGGATCCATGCCCTAAATTGCCTTGATGGAGAATTTACATGTTACATATAGTTCCAAATATTATTCTCactaaatagttttaaatagtaGCACTCACCTGCATTGATTCCGTAGGCGGTGCTGCTGGCAATCTTTCCACCCAGGGAATAAGCTGGAGCCGATGTCAACTTGGTCAGCGGACCACCAAGCAAAACTCCTCCATGTCCACTAGACCCGTATCCGACTCCCACTCCCAGCGGGATCGATGGACCTGTGGAAATGTGGCTGACAGTTGGAACGGCCACCTTGGCGAtagcaggagcagctgaaaTGGCCACAGCAGGCTTGGAGACATATTGATGGGAAACAGCTCCCGAGTTGTAGCCTGATCCACTGCCTCCATAGCCAGTAGCCAGCTTAGTGGACAGAACGGGAACAGCGCCGATTGCGTGTCCCCCGGAAATGTGGCCCACAGCTGGAGCCGCGTATGTGGCTACTTTGGCAATTGCAGGAGCAGCTGAAATGGCAACTGCTGGCTTGGACACATACTGATGAGAGACTGCTCCAGAACTATATCCGGAGGCACTTCCTCCGTACCCATGGCCCGTTGATATCACAGGAGCTGCATAGGACAATCCCTTTGATATGGCAGCTCCGGTGGAGTAGCTGGATATTGCCGGAGCAGCATAGGTGGCCACCTTGGCAATCGCTGGTGCAGCGAGTGCCACTGCTGGCTTGGACACGTACTGATGGGACACGGCTGGAGCGGCAGGCAAGTAGGTCTTGGAGAGAACAGGAGCCACTGGAGCCACTGCGATCGCCGGCTTCGAGATGTACTGATGGGAGAGGGCTCCTCCATGGGCCAAACCTTCATAGCCCGTGGCAATTTTGGTGAGACTGGGAGCCGAGGAATAGGTGGAGATGGCAGGAGCAGCATATGTTGCTACTTTGGCAATAGCAGGAGCTGATGCAATGGCAACCGCTGGCTTCGAGATATACTGATGGGAAACTGCTCCAGAGCTGTATCCCGACCCGCTTCCATCATATCCCGTGGCCACTTTGGTTACCACTGGAGCTGCCGAGTATGTGGATACGGCGGGGGCAGTAGCATACGTTGAGATTGCTGGAGCTGCATATGCTGCGACTTTAGCCACCGCCGGCTTGGACACATACTGGTGGGAAATGGCTCCCGATCCTGACGATCCATACCTTGTGGAGAGCTTGGTGATGGCAGGAGCGGATGAGTATGTGGCCACTGCGGGTGCAGCTGCCGGATAGGCGGCCACAATTGGCTTGGAAATGTACTGGTGGGATACATCCGCTGCCTGACTATAGGAAACCTTGGTGAGTGCAGGAGCGGAGGAGTAGGTGGCTATGGAGGGGGCTGCGTAGGTAGCCACTTTCGAGACCGCGGGAGCTGTGGCATACGTTGATATTGCCGGAGCAGCGTATGTCGCTACCTTAGCGATTGCGGGGGCCGCTGAGATGGCTACTGCTGGCTTGGACACATATTGATGGGAGACAGCTCCGTGTCCCGATCCTCCATAACTCGTAGCGATCTTGGTCACTGCGGGAGCTGCTGAGTATGTTGAAATGGCAGGAGCAGCATAGGTTGCCACTTTAGCCACTG from Drosophila yakuba strain Tai18E2 chromosome 3L, Prin_Dyak_Tai18E2_2.1, whole genome shotgun sequence carries:
- the LOC6534938 gene encoding mucin-19 isoform X2; translation: MKFHLVALLGMLSVVLADPSPTLAPPILPCVHAATAGYDYPPPAEVKFSISPGVTKYSQSPAISTYSENGQLLHTSVGSSGAAYQSTAGIEGLSHGGITQINKYIAPVQKTLFTPSAEYGGAGITYADKSPAAKYATVVPSGIEIKNLVSPAVTKLDNSYLPPSPGITKVATYTSPGYSYSSASPGISKVATYASAPLSSVPFYAPPVTSKVETYSSPGYTYSKATPGYSKVETYSSPAYSYGQISPGISKIATYSPSVSYSAPAIAKVSTYSAPTVKLATTSSLLSSHGTGYSASYAPSITKYSQVADVSHQYISKPIVAAYPAVAPAITKVADSYGGTASGALSHQYVSQPAIAKVSTYAAPAVATYSSAPAISKLSTSYGASGSGAISHQYVSKPAVAIAAPAVAKLATYAAPAISSYSAGPAISKVATYAAPTVSTYSSGYGYGSSGSGAVSHQYVSKPAVAISAAPAIAKVATYAAPAISTYAAAPVVTKVATGYGGSGSEYSSGAVSHQYVSKPAVAKVATYAAPAISTYSAAPAVTKIATSYGGSGHGAVSHQYVSKPAVAISAAPAIAKVATYAAPAISTYATAPAVSKVATYAAPSIATYSSAPALTKVSYSQAADVSHQYISKPIVAAYPAAAPAVATYSSAPAITKLSTRYGSSGSGAISHQYVSKPAVAKVAAYAAPAISTYATAPAVSTYSAAPVVTKVATGYDGSGSGYSSGAVSHQYISKPAVAIASAPAIAKVATYAAPAISTYSSAPSLTKIATGYEGLAHGGALSHQYISKPAIAVAPVAPVLSKTYLPAAPAVSHQYVSKPAVALAAPAIAKVATYAAPAISSYSTGAAISKGLSYAAPVISTGHGYGGSASGYSSGAVSHQYVSKPAVAISAAPAIAKVATYAAPAVGHISGGHAIGAVPVLSTKLATGYGGSGSGYNSGAVSHQYVSKPAVAISAAPAIAKVAVPTVSHISTGPSIPLGVGVGYGSSGHGGVLLGGPLTKLTSAPAYSLGGKIASSTAYGINAGHGSGPSGGYYGAISLGHAKVSPALSYHGLLSHESGLAHGPASVAHLDSSLSGYSHGVGGIGPLGAGFYRYAPSVPVLSSHAPVGATAYLKSAPVAQHAVLKVVPEKHLEHFDAHPRYAFEYAVNDPHTGDNKHQKEERDGDVVKGEYSLVEPDGNVRTVKYYADWETGFHAEVINSRDQGKIVAKRQTETKS
- the LOC6539425 gene encoding dynactin subunit 1, coding for MMSPRELKLGQRVEVTGKNLQGKVAYVGRTNFAAGLWYGVVLDEPLGKNNGSVHGSIYFKCPTNCGLFVRAQQLVRIAELPKGVDNRKADVMQRDGARTKLSRRSGGGKSVEEQDNQREQQASTSGKVKATPSTPSPQHKNRNTQSPRDPALGKTSGRFLATQQQPLQLPKNPVVCEDSVRNSQAEETGEVSMSPKKSSATNQSKEQETKQTTQPARKEDEPKIEKELQRMEDASSRQDAPANPLQTSTIGQLPSQKDSAQLTPPPLTCNQRRSTSYTQLRPTRISQPKPTTAQAQSSTAQLTLAMPVPLALAPKRSKTSMSPTSSIKRAAPAAFVEPRFLEILRPQFTPGPALRTPSSVAPPLDNPELRQLREELQLLRGQKSEDKLKLLELERMRIHNEQLMEFKSQIMAQQVLLQRELQRSRHELREAQDVSAKLKRELDEIAESIELLTLDKEMAEERMETLQMELEMAQERNDELSLDVEILKAEQEELQGQRIEKSDKQIGAGLTTQSSGEFLRLEQYNQRLRETVVRLRDTLAQEKQIGQRTHKELETKHSEINELKSIKELLSRRVDNMEVQLMDLKEQVDASLGAEAMVTQLASLKLELEDRVKLLEDEVNELEALEQIQEQLIESNQELETDLREEIDKLSGQVKILEQQKNAAMESLYDRDVTIMKFRDLVRQLQEQLQLRADGTLSIEDFSSANESQQEDGSNQSQTDYQHIFSVSKAYGRALEQQIKTVELRLQRQHLEHVLAFVPEQFLLRGGEHDVVLVMLLLERMNEKLTIVCQAINEKFPTACEFGRDAIFEGYSVQRYIFRSQCLYLLKSLQLVLQQFRHGLTHCDYELCTHAAIYRSDLDAQEQQLDEFVRLLKTGQLDEHTNCEPIQRVLHYVSGLHQNLMPPQTLVELLDEQQLYEALIEVYEAGLDAVNANAGLMHTIIQLGHEQTASFNCMQMLMEQSCAHKQKLKKLQRKLSGSKTASWTGMQCARYQRILEANEALGALIRLLGSTAREASKDSNGGIAHERLWRMLVLNYNKFAPSQEAEEPREVDAYSQRCMQLLEEQFDELFALLDSTDVNTEYVRHPTCNTLQERAAQVKRHYEDVKNLELTVAEREKEIKSLKYTAKMKQQDYSELQVRKEMAEKQLSKQCHVLAGFAEAVEQLEQSILAKEAALGQALNVLADKLSSLEQSQQHWKEQQQADSACLTSTTISSNREMNMLHQALRQERSLRVQLQGSEMRRTFAALEPLHVPQAGSQKLIDMEKDLRSLKNQWLLAHLEMGDAGGQRRSEIELQGSRVLRHIFQTYCTQHPHRAKNTDFGLFITEDLRGAFGQNF
- the LOC6534938 gene encoding mucin-19 isoform X1, which gives rise to MKFHLVALLGMLSVVLADPSPTLAPPILPCVHAATAGYDYPPPAEVKFSISPGVTKYSQSPAISTYSENGQLLHTSVGSSGAAYQSTAGIEGLSHGGITQINKYIAPVQKTLFTPSAEYGGAGITYADKSPAAKYATVVPSGIEIKNLVSPAVTKLDNSYLPPSPGITKVATYTSPGYSYSSASPGISKVATYASAPLSSVPFYAPPVTSKVETYSSPGYTYSKATPGYSKVETYSSPAYSYGQISPGISKIATYSPSVSYSAPAIAKVSTYSAPTVKLATTSSLLSSHGTGYSASYAPSITKYSQVADVSHQYISKPIVAAYPAVAPAITKVADSYGGTASGALSHQYVSQPAIAKVSTYAAPAVATYSSAPAISKLSTSYGASGSGAISHQYVSKPAVAIAAPAVAKLATYAAPAISSYSAGPAISKVATYAAPTVSTYSSGYGYGSSGSGAVSHQYVSKPAVAISAAPAIAKVATYAAPAISTYAAAPVVTKVATGYGGSGSEYSSGAVSHQYVSKPAVAKVATYAAPAISTYSAAPAVTKIATSYGGSGHGAVSHQYVSKPAVAISAAPAIAKVATYAAPAISTYATAPAVSKVATYAAPSIATYSSAPALTKVSYSQAADVSHQYISKPIVAAYPAAAPAVATYSSAPAITKLSTRYGSSGSGAISHQYVSKPAVAKVAAYAAPAISTYATAPAVSTYSAAPVVTKVATGYDGSGSGYSSGAVSHQYISKPAVAIASAPAIAKVATYAAPAISTYSSAPSLTKIATGYEGLAHGGALSHQYISKPAIAVAPVAPVLSKTYLPAAPAVSHQYVSKPAVALAAPAIAKVATYAAPAISSYSTGAAISKGLSYAAPVISTGHGYGGSASGYSSGAVSHQYVSKPAVAISAAPAIAKVATYAAPAVGHISGGHAIGAVPVLSTKLATGYGGSGSGYNSGAVSHQYVSKPAVAISAAPAIAKVAVPTVSHISTGPSIPLGVGVGYGSSGHGGVLLGGPLTKLTSAPAYSLGGKIASSTAYGINAGNLGHGSGPSGGYYGAISLGHAKVSPALSYHGLLSHESGLAHGPASVAHLDSSLSGYSHGVGGIGPLGAGFYRYAPSVPVLSSHAPVGATAYLKSAPVAQHAVLKVVPEKHLEHFDAHPRYAFEYAVNDPHTGDNKHQKEERDGDVVKGEYSLVEPDGNVRTVKYYADWETGFHAEVINSRDQGKIVAKRQTETKS